Proteins from a single region of Ziziphus jujuba cultivar Dongzao chromosome 1, ASM3175591v1:
- the LOC107415591 gene encoding probable alpha,alpha-trehalose-phosphate synthase [UDP-forming] 9 isoform X1 produces the protein MISRSCLDLLNLISFDDVRPMSPVPRIMNMPGVISEFRAGLHDNINVVDEESVKNSGSDLDSSNTPQERRIIVANELPIRAYRDPDSKKWCFEFDKDKLALQLKDAFGTDVDVYYVGCLKADIEGAAEQEEVAQVLHDKFRCVPTFLPTETQNKFYHGFCKHYLWPLFHYMLPLLKSHGQRFDNAEWQAYVSANKAFADKIIGVINSDQDSVWIHDYHLMVVPAFLRKRFYRVKLGFFLHSPFPTSEIYRTLPVREEILRSLLNCDLIGFHTFDYARHFLSSCSRLLGMDYELKRGYIGLEYYGRTVSIKIKPAGIHMGQLKSALSQPDTVESVIKLRRQFKDKTVILGVDDMDLFKGISLKFLAMGKLLDQNPHWRGKVVLIQIANPARSSGEDVQSLQKETSTIVDEINHKYGEEAPGGYKPIIFIKRPVTSLEKAAFYAIAECCVVNAVRDGMNLVPYMYTVCRQGSSVLDKALGVIEEGSDSSPAPKQSVIIVSEFIGCSPSLSGAIRVNPWNIEAVSDAMNSAITMSEEEKRLRHEKHYKYISSHDVAYWARSFDQDLERACKEHYNKRFWGMGFGLGFRVMALGPNFRKLSLDYTASVYRNTTSRLILLDCDGTIMPKMSVDQAPSAEIISVLNTLCGEPKNTVFIVSGRGKDSLSKWFAPCENLGISSEHGYFTRWNGNSPWEVCTYTKDFDWKNIALPVMEHYTEATDGSHIEQKETALVWHHQVADPHFGSCQAKELHDHLENVLANEPVVVKRGKYIVEVKPQGVSKGKVVESIVLSMQINGKTPDFVLCIGDDRSDEDMFESIGRSISGGTLPATAEVFACTVGQKPSTAKYFVEGSGEVVKLLQLLGTVPEQPPRYTTAQHQEAFQGFD, from the exons ATGATATCAAGATCCTGCTTGGACCTGTTGAATTTGATCTCATTTGATGATGTACGGCCTATGAGTCCAGTCCCAAGGATCATGAACATGCCGGGAGTCATTTCGGAGTTCAGAGCGGGTCTCCACGACAACATCAACGTCGTCGACGAAGAAAGCGTGAAGAATTCAGGGTCCGACTTAGATTCCTCCAATACTCCACAAGAGCGTAGAATCATCGTCGCCAACGAGTTGCCGATACGTGCTTACCGAGACCCCGATTCCAAGAAATGGTGCTTTGAGTTCGACAAAGATAAACTCGCTTTGCAACTCAAAGATGCGTTCGGAACCGACGTCGACGTCTACTACGTCGGTTGTTTGAAGGCGGATATCGAAGGCGCGGCCGAGCAAGAGGAAGTCGCTCAGGTCCTACACGACAAGTTTCGCTGCGTGCCGACTTTCTTGCCGACTGAAACCCAGAACAAGTTTTACCATGGCTTCTGCAAGCATTACCTTTGGCCTCTGTTTCATTACATGTTGCCTCTGTTAAAGAGCCACGGTCAGCGATTCGACAACGCGGAATGGCAGGCCTACGTCTCGGCAAACAAGGCCTTTGCGGACAAGATCATTGGGGTCATAAACTCCGATCAAGATTCCGTTTGGATCCACGATTACCATCTCATGGTGGTCCCTGCTTTCTTGAGAAAGCGTTTTTACAGAGTCAAGCTTGGGTTTTTCTTGCACAGCCCGTTTCCTACCTCGGAAATTTACAGGACTTTACCTGTACGGGAAGAGATTCTTCGCTCTCTGTTGAATTGTGATCTTATTGGATTTCATACGTTCGATTACGCAAGGCATTTCTTGTCTTCTTGCAGTAGATTGTTGGGTATGGATTACGAGTTGAAAAGGGGTTACATTGGTTTGGAATATTATGGTCGAACAGTTAGTATCAAGATCAAGCCGGCCGGAATCCATATGGGTCAGCTCAAATCGGCTTTGTCACAACCAGACACCGTAGAATCGGTGATAAAATTGAGACGCCAATTCAAGGATAAAACGGTGATCTTGGGGGTCGACGATATGGATTTGTTTAAAGGCATTAGCTTGAAGTTTCTTGCAATGGGGAAGCTATTGGATCAGAACCCACACTGGAGGGGCAAAGTGGTTTTGATTCAGATTGCGAACCCAGCAAGGAGCAGCGGAGAAGATGTCCAAAGTCTGCAGAAAGAGACCAGTACCATTGTCGATGAGATAAACCACAAGTACGGAGAAGAAGCACCGGGAGGGTACAAACCCATCATTTTCATCAAACGCCCAGTTACGAGCCTCGAGAAGGCCGCTTTCTACGCCATTGCAGAGTGCTGCGTAGTGAATGCCGTGAGAGATGGTATGAATTTGGTTCCTTACATGTACACCGTTTGCAGGCAAGGAAGCTCTGTTCTCGACAAGGCATTGGGGGTTATCGAAGAAGGCTCTGATTCATCACCAGCACCGAAACAGAGCGTTATCATTGTCTCCGAATTCATTGGTTGCTCTCCTTCTCTCAGCGGAGCAATCCGTGTGAATCCGTGGAACATAGAGGCAGTCTCTGATGCGATGAACTCGGCAATCACGATGAGTGAGGAAGAGAAGCGGTTGAGGCATGAGAAGCATTACAAGTACATTAGCTCGCACGATGTTGCTTACTGGGCCAGGAGTTTCGATCAGGACCTTGAGAGGGCTTGTAAGGAACATTACAACAAACGGTTCTGGGGCATGGGTTTTGGTTTGGGATTCAGAGTCATGGCTCTGGGACCCAATTTCAGGAAGCTTTCTTTGGATTACACTGCCTCTGTGTACAGGAACACGACAAGCCGTTTGATCCTGTTGGACTGCGACGGGACTATAATGCCGAAGATGTCGGTGGACCAAGCTCCCAGTGCGGAGATCATCTCCGTGTTGAATACCTTGTGTGGTGAACCGAAGAACACCGTTTTCATTGTGAGTGGCAGAGGGAAAGACTCTCTCAGCAAATGGTTCGCTCCGTGTGAGAATTTGGGCATTTCCTCAGAGCATGGTTACTTCACAAG gtggAATGGGAATTCTCCATGGGAGGTTTGCACGTATACGAAGGACTTCGATTGGAAAAATATTGCATTGCCAGTGATGGAGCATTATACAGAGGCCACAGATGGGTCTCACATAGAGCAGAAAGAAACAGCATTGGTTTGGCATCACCAAGTGGCTGATCCTCATTTTGGTTCATGCCAGGCTAAAGAGCTCCATGATCACCTTGAGAATGTGCTTGCCAATGAGCCTGTTGTGGTTAAAAGGGGTAAATACATTGTTGAAGTTAAACCCCAG GGAGTGAGCAAAGGCAAAGTAGTGGAGAGCATAGTCTTGAGCATGCAGATTAATGGGAAGACACCGGATTTCGTGCTGTGCATTGGGGATGATCGGTCCGATGAAGACATGTTCGAGAGCATCGGCCGATCGATTTCCGGCGGGACATTACCGGCGACGGCGGAGGTTTTTGCTTGCACTGTTGGTCAGAAACCAAGCACGGCCAAGTACTTTGTTGAAGGTTCAGGGGAAGTGGTGAAGTTGCTACAATTACTTGGAACAGTGCCAGAACAGCCACCCAGATACACCACCGCACAGCATCAGGAAGCTTTTCAGGGGTTTGattga
- the LOC107415591 gene encoding probable alpha,alpha-trehalose-phosphate synthase [UDP-forming] 11 isoform X2, with protein MNMPGVISEFRAGLHDNINVVDEESVKNSGSDLDSSNTPQERRIIVANELPIRAYRDPDSKKWCFEFDKDKLALQLKDAFGTDVDVYYVGCLKADIEGAAEQEEVAQVLHDKFRCVPTFLPTETQNKFYHGFCKHYLWPLFHYMLPLLKSHGQRFDNAEWQAYVSANKAFADKIIGVINSDQDSVWIHDYHLMVVPAFLRKRFYRVKLGFFLHSPFPTSEIYRTLPVREEILRSLLNCDLIGFHTFDYARHFLSSCSRLLGMDYELKRGYIGLEYYGRTVSIKIKPAGIHMGQLKSALSQPDTVESVIKLRRQFKDKTVILGVDDMDLFKGISLKFLAMGKLLDQNPHWRGKVVLIQIANPARSSGEDVQSLQKETSTIVDEINHKYGEEAPGGYKPIIFIKRPVTSLEKAAFYAIAECCVVNAVRDGMNLVPYMYTVCRQGSSVLDKALGVIEEGSDSSPAPKQSVIIVSEFIGCSPSLSGAIRVNPWNIEAVSDAMNSAITMSEEEKRLRHEKHYKYISSHDVAYWARSFDQDLERACKEHYNKRFWGMGFGLGFRVMALGPNFRKLSLDYTASVYRNTTSRLILLDCDGTIMPKMSVDQAPSAEIISVLNTLCGEPKNTVFIVSGRGKDSLSKWFAPCENLGISSEHGYFTRWNGNSPWEVCTYTKDFDWKNIALPVMEHYTEATDGSHIEQKETALVWHHQVADPHFGSCQAKELHDHLENVLANEPVVVKRGKYIVEVKPQGVSKGKVVESIVLSMQINGKTPDFVLCIGDDRSDEDMFESIGRSISGGTLPATAEVFACTVGQKPSTAKYFVEGSGEVVKLLQLLGTVPEQPPRYTTAQHQEAFQGFD; from the exons ATGAACATGCCGGGAGTCATTTCGGAGTTCAGAGCGGGTCTCCACGACAACATCAACGTCGTCGACGAAGAAAGCGTGAAGAATTCAGGGTCCGACTTAGATTCCTCCAATACTCCACAAGAGCGTAGAATCATCGTCGCCAACGAGTTGCCGATACGTGCTTACCGAGACCCCGATTCCAAGAAATGGTGCTTTGAGTTCGACAAAGATAAACTCGCTTTGCAACTCAAAGATGCGTTCGGAACCGACGTCGACGTCTACTACGTCGGTTGTTTGAAGGCGGATATCGAAGGCGCGGCCGAGCAAGAGGAAGTCGCTCAGGTCCTACACGACAAGTTTCGCTGCGTGCCGACTTTCTTGCCGACTGAAACCCAGAACAAGTTTTACCATGGCTTCTGCAAGCATTACCTTTGGCCTCTGTTTCATTACATGTTGCCTCTGTTAAAGAGCCACGGTCAGCGATTCGACAACGCGGAATGGCAGGCCTACGTCTCGGCAAACAAGGCCTTTGCGGACAAGATCATTGGGGTCATAAACTCCGATCAAGATTCCGTTTGGATCCACGATTACCATCTCATGGTGGTCCCTGCTTTCTTGAGAAAGCGTTTTTACAGAGTCAAGCTTGGGTTTTTCTTGCACAGCCCGTTTCCTACCTCGGAAATTTACAGGACTTTACCTGTACGGGAAGAGATTCTTCGCTCTCTGTTGAATTGTGATCTTATTGGATTTCATACGTTCGATTACGCAAGGCATTTCTTGTCTTCTTGCAGTAGATTGTTGGGTATGGATTACGAGTTGAAAAGGGGTTACATTGGTTTGGAATATTATGGTCGAACAGTTAGTATCAAGATCAAGCCGGCCGGAATCCATATGGGTCAGCTCAAATCGGCTTTGTCACAACCAGACACCGTAGAATCGGTGATAAAATTGAGACGCCAATTCAAGGATAAAACGGTGATCTTGGGGGTCGACGATATGGATTTGTTTAAAGGCATTAGCTTGAAGTTTCTTGCAATGGGGAAGCTATTGGATCAGAACCCACACTGGAGGGGCAAAGTGGTTTTGATTCAGATTGCGAACCCAGCAAGGAGCAGCGGAGAAGATGTCCAAAGTCTGCAGAAAGAGACCAGTACCATTGTCGATGAGATAAACCACAAGTACGGAGAAGAAGCACCGGGAGGGTACAAACCCATCATTTTCATCAAACGCCCAGTTACGAGCCTCGAGAAGGCCGCTTTCTACGCCATTGCAGAGTGCTGCGTAGTGAATGCCGTGAGAGATGGTATGAATTTGGTTCCTTACATGTACACCGTTTGCAGGCAAGGAAGCTCTGTTCTCGACAAGGCATTGGGGGTTATCGAAGAAGGCTCTGATTCATCACCAGCACCGAAACAGAGCGTTATCATTGTCTCCGAATTCATTGGTTGCTCTCCTTCTCTCAGCGGAGCAATCCGTGTGAATCCGTGGAACATAGAGGCAGTCTCTGATGCGATGAACTCGGCAATCACGATGAGTGAGGAAGAGAAGCGGTTGAGGCATGAGAAGCATTACAAGTACATTAGCTCGCACGATGTTGCTTACTGGGCCAGGAGTTTCGATCAGGACCTTGAGAGGGCTTGTAAGGAACATTACAACAAACGGTTCTGGGGCATGGGTTTTGGTTTGGGATTCAGAGTCATGGCTCTGGGACCCAATTTCAGGAAGCTTTCTTTGGATTACACTGCCTCTGTGTACAGGAACACGACAAGCCGTTTGATCCTGTTGGACTGCGACGGGACTATAATGCCGAAGATGTCGGTGGACCAAGCTCCCAGTGCGGAGATCATCTCCGTGTTGAATACCTTGTGTGGTGAACCGAAGAACACCGTTTTCATTGTGAGTGGCAGAGGGAAAGACTCTCTCAGCAAATGGTTCGCTCCGTGTGAGAATTTGGGCATTTCCTCAGAGCATGGTTACTTCACAAG gtggAATGGGAATTCTCCATGGGAGGTTTGCACGTATACGAAGGACTTCGATTGGAAAAATATTGCATTGCCAGTGATGGAGCATTATACAGAGGCCACAGATGGGTCTCACATAGAGCAGAAAGAAACAGCATTGGTTTGGCATCACCAAGTGGCTGATCCTCATTTTGGTTCATGCCAGGCTAAAGAGCTCCATGATCACCTTGAGAATGTGCTTGCCAATGAGCCTGTTGTGGTTAAAAGGGGTAAATACATTGTTGAAGTTAAACCCCAG GGAGTGAGCAAAGGCAAAGTAGTGGAGAGCATAGTCTTGAGCATGCAGATTAATGGGAAGACACCGGATTTCGTGCTGTGCATTGGGGATGATCGGTCCGATGAAGACATGTTCGAGAGCATCGGCCGATCGATTTCCGGCGGGACATTACCGGCGACGGCGGAGGTTTTTGCTTGCACTGTTGGTCAGAAACCAAGCACGGCCAAGTACTTTGTTGAAGGTTCAGGGGAAGTGGTGAAGTTGCTACAATTACTTGGAACAGTGCCAGAACAGCCACCCAGATACACCACCGCACAGCATCAGGAAGCTTTTCAGGGGTTTGattga
- the LOC107415642 gene encoding uncharacterized protein LOC107415642 yields the protein MASTSLLPINGGYPLSTHCSFIPTHRPSSTISQWGWRRYEDANIVVYRTRSRAFQVLANPNVSPNKGDFNRKVIMVDPLEAKRLAAKQMEQIKAKEKFKRQRQIEAINGAWAMIGLTAGLVIEGHTGKGILAQLAGYWSIIVNFFVR from the exons TCCTCTCTCCACCCATTGCTCATTCATTCCCACTCACCGTCCTTCTTCAACGATTTCCCA GTGGGGGTGGAGAAGATATGAAGATGCAAACATAGTTGTGTACAGAACCAGGAGTCGAGCATTTCAAGTTTTGGCCAATCCTAAT GTGTCTCCAAATAAGGGAGACTTTAATAGGAAGGTGATCATGGTTGATCCTTTGGAAGCCAAGCGGTTAGCTGCAAAACAAATGGAACaaataaaagcaaaagagaaaTTCAAG AGACAACGTCAAATTGAAGCAATTAATGGAGCATGGGCTATGATTGGCCTTACAGCAGGCTTAGTCATTGAAGGTCATACTGGAAAAGGCATACTAGCACAG ttGGCTGGCTACTGGAGCATCattgtcaatttttttgttcGGTAG